A genomic window from Onychostoma macrolepis isolate SWU-2019 chromosome 22, ASM1243209v1, whole genome shotgun sequence includes:
- the ccdc50a gene encoding coiled-coil domain-containing protein 50 isoform X1, with amino-acid sequence MADFSIDQNNLPGVKEVCRDFAVLEDHCLAHNLQEQEIESHLASNVHKSRLVQQDLQVAKRLQEEEDKRAKAENQRQHRHLERIDNEMAQEIQEQLVRQAEQQRQQEEKDEAIARKLQEREMKEERKRQKHMEGNHEEYYDDKAPRFPPDQREPKPRSASPGYRKEKNHDYNRILSPYNSPEPDRKRYPNSRSRYPEHEPVEFGRSRHPESPSKGRILEYHSPERRPKERNKPLDLDHTEPRRMKKQDQWDDLEPMVRRKERPPRDFSAGRDKERIRDREREWDGLRAKERSRDRNQTRSQDRHFSGVDRDRNVDRNGHGHGSRDRQRERGRDGNRGRHRSRERELDDYGLAPARGCSEESLEWEDHKNRPRLPSGPNEVFEEPVLRGPSSEGRSPGHSPRERGRKPRGEYGMKEATHGLAHLDLQDQELIDLEVARKLQEEEIKASQLDRRAAQVAQDEELARRLLEEEKREYKKSRDKEKQVMEKRRPEVEYKQVQEEVVRPRTREEPHIREDEYQRARNHKPTRPPPPTQHYENINPSYVYADPYSPRPPSRPEAAYKGAYYRQ; translated from the exons ATGGCTGATTTTAGTATTGATCAGAACAACCTGCCTGGCGTTAAAGAGG TGTGCCGGGACTTTGCTGTGCTAGAAGACCACTGTCTGGCCCACAACCTTCAGGAACAGGAAA TCGAGAGCCACCTGGCATCCAACGTCCACAAGAGCCGCCTGGTGCAGCAGGACCTGCAGGTGGCCAAGCGTCTGCAGGAGGAAGAGGACAAGCGGGCCAAAGCTgagaaccagagacaacatcgCCACTT GGAACGCATCGACAATGAAATGGCTCAAGAGATTCAAGAACAACTGGTCCGGCAGGCTGAACAACAGAGGCAGCAGGAGGAGAAAGATGAG GCCATCGCCCGGAAGCTGCAGGAGCGAGAGATGAAAGAGGAGAGAAAACGGCAAAAGCATATGGAAGGAAACCACGAGGAGTACTATGATGATAAAG CCCCCCGATTTCCACCAGACCAACGAGAGCCAAAACCCCGTTCCGCTTCTCCAGGTTACAGAAAAGAGAAGAATCATGACTACAATCGAATTCTTTCCCCGTACAACTCTCCTGAGCCTGACAGAAAAAGATATCCCAATAGCCGTAGTCGATATCCGGAACATGAGCCCGTTGAGTTCGGCCGATCTAGGCATCCGGAGAGTCCAAGCAAGGGAAGGATCCTCGAGTACCACTCACCTGAGCGACGACCGAAAGAGAGAAACAAACCCCTCGATCTCGATCACACAGAACCACGTAGAATGAAGAAGCAAGATCAATGGGATGACCTGGAGCCAATGGTTCGCCGGAAGGAGAGGCCTCCAAGGGATTTCTCTGCCGGCCGGGACAAGGAGAGGATCAGGGATCGAGAACGAGAATGGGATGGACTGAGAGCCAAGGAAAGGTCTAGAGATCGCAACCAGACAAGAAGTCAAGATCGACATTTTAGCGGTGTTGACAGGGACAGGAACGTGGACCGAAACGGCCATGGACATGGTAGCAGAGACAGGCAAAGAGAACGAGGCAGAGATGGGAACAGGGGGAGGCACAGAAGCAGGGAGCGAGAACTGGACGATTACGGTCTCGCCCCAGCTAGAGGATGCTCAGAAGAAAGCCTGGAGTGGGAGGATCACAAGAACAGGCCGAGGCTCCCGTCAGGTCCTAATGAGGTGTTTGAGGAGCCCGTTCTCAGAGGTCCCTCAAGCGAGGGTCGGTCCCCTGGTCATTCTCCCAGAGAGAGAG GTCGGAAGCCGCGAGGAGAATATGGCATGAAGGAGGCAACGCATGGACTGGCCCACTTAGATCTACAAGACCAGGAGCTCATAGACTTGGAGGTGGCACGCAAGCTACAGGAAGAAGAAATTAAG gcgAGTCAGTTGGACAGACGAGCCGCTCAAGTTGCACAAGATGAG GAATTAGCACGACGGCTATTGGAGGAAGAGAAAAGGGAGTATAAGAAATCGAGAGATAAGGAGAAACAAGTGATGGAGAAACGACGGCCTGAGGTGGAATATAAG CAAGTGCAAGAAGAAGTAGTACGACCACGCACGCGAGAAGAGCCGCACATCAGAGAGGACGAGTACCAGAGAGCACGCAACCACAAACCCACCAG GCCGCCGCCTCCTACACAGCACTACGAGAACATAAACCCGAGCTACGTGTACGCAGACCCGTACTCCCCTCGCCCTCCATCAAGACCAGAGGCGGCGTACAAAG GTGCCTACTACAGACAGTGA
- the ccdc50a gene encoding coiled-coil domain-containing protein 50 isoform X2, whose protein sequence is MADFSIDQNNLPGVKEVCRDFAVLEDHCLAHNLQEQEIESHLASNVHKSRLVQQDLQVAKRLQEEEDKRAKAENQRQHRHLERIDNEMAQEIQEQLVRQAEQQRQQEEKDEAIARKLQEREMKEERKRQKHMEGNHEEYYDDKGRKPRGEYGMKEATHGLAHLDLQDQELIDLEVARKLQEEEIKASQLDRRAAQVAQDEELARRLLEEEKREYKKSRDKEKQVMEKRRPEVEYKQVQEEVVRPRTREEPHIREDEYQRARNHKPTRPPPPTQHYENINPSYVYADPYSPRPPSRPEAAYKGAYYRQ, encoded by the exons ATGGCTGATTTTAGTATTGATCAGAACAACCTGCCTGGCGTTAAAGAGG TGTGCCGGGACTTTGCTGTGCTAGAAGACCACTGTCTGGCCCACAACCTTCAGGAACAGGAAA TCGAGAGCCACCTGGCATCCAACGTCCACAAGAGCCGCCTGGTGCAGCAGGACCTGCAGGTGGCCAAGCGTCTGCAGGAGGAAGAGGACAAGCGGGCCAAAGCTgagaaccagagacaacatcgCCACTT GGAACGCATCGACAATGAAATGGCTCAAGAGATTCAAGAACAACTGGTCCGGCAGGCTGAACAACAGAGGCAGCAGGAGGAGAAAGATGAG GCCATCGCCCGGAAGCTGCAGGAGCGAGAGATGAAAGAGGAGAGAAAACGGCAAAAGCATATGGAAGGAAACCACGAGGAGTACTATGATGATAAAG GTCGGAAGCCGCGAGGAGAATATGGCATGAAGGAGGCAACGCATGGACTGGCCCACTTAGATCTACAAGACCAGGAGCTCATAGACTTGGAGGTGGCACGCAAGCTACAGGAAGAAGAAATTAAG gcgAGTCAGTTGGACAGACGAGCCGCTCAAGTTGCACAAGATGAG GAATTAGCACGACGGCTATTGGAGGAAGAGAAAAGGGAGTATAAGAAATCGAGAGATAAGGAGAAACAAGTGATGGAGAAACGACGGCCTGAGGTGGAATATAAG CAAGTGCAAGAAGAAGTAGTACGACCACGCACGCGAGAAGAGCCGCACATCAGAGAGGACGAGTACCAGAGAGCACGCAACCACAAACCCACCAG GCCGCCGCCTCCTACACAGCACTACGAGAACATAAACCCGAGCTACGTGTACGCAGACCCGTACTCCCCTCGCCCTCCATCAAGACCAGAGGCGGCGTACAAAG GTGCCTACTACAGACAGTGA
- the LOC131530501 gene encoding claudin-1 isoform X1, translating to MGVAYERDIQHVWWLRVPRTGTFTNEWKVLGHNNDQSPTLDKYKGLWMECLVHRSSHVECKSYTSLLHQTFEIQVGRAVMIISIVFSSLAALVAISGLRCTRCLEENEKSKDRAAFLGGILFVCGGLLALGITSWFIQEIVDYFFQNDTATERYVVGRSLIGAFVASVLCLFGGILLCAGSVTYLHSKKILRKHPVSRKPEKDYV from the exons ATGGGTGTGGCCTATGAGAGAGACATACAACATGTGTGGTGGCTGAGGGTccccaggacag GCACATTTACGAATGAATGGAAAGTCCTTGGACATAACAACGACCAGTCTCCGACTCTGGACAAATACAAAGGACTGTGGATGGAGTGCTTAGTGCACCGTTCGTCTCACGTGGAATGCAAAAGTTACACTTCTCTTCTTCATCAGACCT TTGAAATCCAGGTGGGCCGAGCAGTCATGATCATCAGCATCGTCTTCTCAAGCCTCGCCGCACTGGTGGCCATTTCTGGTCTCAGATGTACAAGATGTTTAGAAGAGAACGAGAAGTCGAAGGATAGAGCTGCCTTCTTGGGGGGAATCCTTTTTGTGTGCGGTG GTCTTCTTGCTTTGGGCATAACCAGCTGGTTTATACAGGAAATTGTTGATTATTTCTTTCAGAATGACACAGCGACAGAGAG GTATGTGGTCGGTAGATCTCTGATTGGTGCATTTGTTGCATCTGTGCTTTGTTTATTCGGAGGCATTCTCTTATGCGCCGGCAGCGTGACATATCTACATTCCAAAAAAATTCTCCGCAAGCATCCGGTCTCCAGAAAACCTGAAAAAGACTATGTTTAA
- the LOC131530501 gene encoding claudin-1 isoform X2 has product MCTAGTFTNEWKVLGHNNDQSPTLDKYKGLWMECLVHRSSHVECKSYTSLLHQTFEIQVGRAVMIISIVFSSLAALVAISGLRCTRCLEENEKSKDRAAFLGGILFVCGGLLALGITSWFIQEIVDYFFQNDTATERYVVGRSLIGAFVASVLCLFGGILLCAGSVTYLHSKKILRKHPVSRKPEKDYV; this is encoded by the exons ATGTGCACTGCAG GCACATTTACGAATGAATGGAAAGTCCTTGGACATAACAACGACCAGTCTCCGACTCTGGACAAATACAAAGGACTGTGGATGGAGTGCTTAGTGCACCGTTCGTCTCACGTGGAATGCAAAAGTTACACTTCTCTTCTTCATCAGACCT TTGAAATCCAGGTGGGCCGAGCAGTCATGATCATCAGCATCGTCTTCTCAAGCCTCGCCGCACTGGTGGCCATTTCTGGTCTCAGATGTACAAGATGTTTAGAAGAGAACGAGAAGTCGAAGGATAGAGCTGCCTTCTTGGGGGGAATCCTTTTTGTGTGCGGTG GTCTTCTTGCTTTGGGCATAACCAGCTGGTTTATACAGGAAATTGTTGATTATTTCTTTCAGAATGACACAGCGACAGAGAG GTATGTGGTCGGTAGATCTCTGATTGGTGCATTTGTTGCATCTGTGCTTTGTTTATTCGGAGGCATTCTCTTATGCGCCGGCAGCGTGACATATCTACATTCCAAAAAAATTCTCCGCAAGCATCCGGTCTCCAGAAAACCTGAAAAAGACTATGTTTAA
- the uts2d gene encoding urotensin 2 domain containing, with protein sequence MDRLSSGSLLPRLAFLLLIGALNVHTRSLASPVSRVFHSKDDSDIQNQILAFLLRKNIMPVQEKDVIGLELARKIAELQELAALQEELNVERKLVSNAIEKERSMTSKRDDACFWKYCV encoded by the exons ATGGACAGACTATCCTCAGGAAGTCTTCTTCCACGACTTGCTTTTTTACTTCTGATTGGTGCTCTCAACGTTCATACAAGAAGCCTTGCAAGTCCAG TCAGCCGGGTTTTCCATTCAAAGGATGATTCAGACATCCAGAACCAGATTTTGGCATTTCTGCTACGAAAAAACATCATGCCTGTGCAAGAAAAGGATGTAATAG GACTCGAGCTGGCCAGAAAAATCGCAGAGCTGCAGGAG CTTGCGGCCCTTCAAGAGGAGCTAAATGTAGAAAGAAAATTGGTGTCAAACGCAATAGAAAAAGAGAGATCGATGACCAGCAAAAGAGATGATG CCTGTTTCTGGAAATACTGTGTTTGA